In Microbacterium lushaniae, the following are encoded in one genomic region:
- a CDS encoding GH116 family glycosyl-hydrolase, whose amino-acid sequence MPVRSTLGVDAARTARRARAIPHTAQRAAFPLGGLGTGNVSLGSRGELRDWELENLPDKGRFNPYSFFAIHAAPQGGAPVTRVLEARLTGRHDGDAGYPFERLAGLPRLQSATMHGEYPVVDIDFTDDVLPVEVSLRAFTPLVPLDADASGIPAAVLRYTVTNPGDRSVAVTVVGSVSHTAGRGEGPFGMRAAQTVRWRDEGGVRGLDFGIRLPEDDPGYGTLSLTTTDAATTVKPQWVTGFWPDGPRLFWNDLSEDGRLDPEPRLTLEDRPRGLFADSAPQDASAPMTEDELFDRLPRLRTGSLGIVHDIAPGRSREFEFVLAWSFPNRRRGWRGRIVFDDPHEDEVVRNHHALLWPDAWAAATHLHRTLPDLEAATLAFVETLYGGTIDPVVADAVGANIAAARSTTAFVVETPNAELGDGPVFAAWEGSFDHSGSCEGTCTHVWSYAQTMAWLFPSLERSARRVEYLLETDAAGAQKFRSNRVFGGPSWFMGPAVDGQLGTLLRLYREWRFCGDDDFLLELWPAAVRSLEHAVDRWDRDGDGLLDGELHNTYDIEFHGVEPLANGLFAAALRAGARMADHLGDAARASQWRERADRVADGMDDVLWNGEYYRQVVDDVDAHRYQYGDGVLSDQLLGQFHAWINGLGDLLPRPRLRSALGAVVTHNFREDLSAHESTQRVYALNDEGGLLLASWPRGGRPAIPFVYSDEVWTGVEHQVAASLVYAGLPEQALRIERAVRERYAGDARNPWNEIECGNHYARSLASWALLLAFSGVQWDAPTRTLSFDPVGDEPFRSLFTTGTAWGRVEVDGATLVLHVHGGTLELDGLLLRGRELPLSPDTSAPETPVRLRLEAGSSHTANASHARQLVEDNA is encoded by the coding sequence ATGCCCGTCCGCTCCACGCTCGGCGTCGATGCCGCACGCACCGCGCGCCGGGCCCGTGCCATCCCGCACACGGCGCAGCGGGCGGCCTTCCCCCTGGGCGGACTGGGTACCGGGAACGTGTCGCTGGGCTCCCGCGGGGAGCTCCGGGACTGGGAGCTGGAGAACCTTCCCGACAAGGGGCGGTTCAACCCCTACTCGTTCTTCGCGATCCACGCCGCCCCGCAGGGCGGGGCCCCGGTGACCCGCGTGCTCGAAGCGCGCCTCACCGGCCGCCACGACGGGGATGCCGGCTACCCCTTCGAACGGCTCGCCGGCCTGCCGCGGCTGCAGTCGGCGACGATGCACGGGGAGTATCCGGTCGTCGACATCGACTTCACCGACGACGTCCTCCCCGTGGAGGTGTCACTTCGCGCCTTCACCCCCCTCGTCCCCCTCGATGCCGACGCCTCCGGCATCCCCGCCGCGGTGCTGCGCTACACCGTCACCAACCCCGGCGACCGCTCCGTCGCCGTGACGGTCGTCGGCAGCGTGAGCCACACCGCCGGCCGGGGCGAGGGTCCTTTCGGCATGCGCGCCGCGCAGACGGTGCGGTGGCGCGACGAGGGCGGCGTGCGCGGCCTGGACTTCGGTATCCGTCTGCCCGAGGACGACCCCGGCTACGGCACCCTCAGCCTCACCACGACGGATGCGGCGACCACCGTGAAGCCCCAGTGGGTGACCGGATTCTGGCCCGACGGCCCGCGCCTGTTCTGGAACGACCTGTCGGAGGACGGGCGGCTCGACCCGGAACCGCGGCTCACCCTGGAGGACCGTCCGCGCGGCCTGTTCGCCGACTCGGCTCCCCAGGACGCCTCCGCACCCATGACGGAGGACGAGCTGTTCGACCGGCTCCCGCGCCTCCGCACAGGGTCGCTCGGCATCGTCCACGACATCGCCCCCGGGCGCAGTCGCGAGTTCGAGTTCGTGCTGGCGTGGAGCTTCCCGAACCGGCGACGCGGGTGGCGGGGGCGCATCGTGTTCGACGACCCGCATGAGGACGAGGTCGTCCGCAACCATCACGCGCTGCTGTGGCCCGACGCATGGGCGGCGGCGACCCACCTGCACCGCACGCTGCCGGACCTGGAGGCCGCCACGCTCGCCTTCGTGGAGACGCTCTACGGCGGCACGATCGACCCGGTCGTGGCGGATGCGGTGGGCGCGAACATCGCCGCGGCCCGCTCCACCACCGCTTTCGTCGTCGAGACGCCGAACGCGGAACTGGGGGACGGGCCGGTCTTCGCCGCGTGGGAGGGATCCTTCGACCACTCCGGCTCGTGCGAGGGGACCTGCACCCACGTGTGGTCGTACGCCCAGACGATGGCGTGGCTCTTCCCGTCGCTCGAGCGCAGCGCGCGACGTGTGGAATACCTGCTGGAGACGGATGCGGCGGGGGCCCAGAAGTTCCGGTCCAACCGCGTTTTCGGGGGCCCGTCGTGGTTCATGGGGCCCGCCGTCGACGGGCAGCTCGGCACGCTCCTGCGGCTGTACCGGGAGTGGCGGTTCTGCGGCGACGACGACTTCCTCCTCGAACTGTGGCCGGCCGCGGTCCGCTCCCTCGAGCACGCGGTCGATCGCTGGGATCGCGACGGGGACGGGCTGCTCGACGGTGAGCTGCACAACACCTACGACATCGAGTTCCACGGCGTCGAACCGCTGGCGAACGGGTTGTTCGCCGCGGCCCTGCGGGCAGGAGCCCGGATGGCCGACCATCTCGGCGACGCCGCGCGCGCATCGCAGTGGCGGGAGCGCGCCGACCGCGTCGCCGACGGCATGGACGACGTGCTGTGGAACGGGGAGTACTACCGCCAGGTCGTCGACGACGTCGACGCGCACCGGTACCAGTACGGCGACGGGGTCCTCTCCGACCAGCTCCTGGGGCAGTTCCACGCCTGGATCAACGGGCTGGGCGACCTGCTCCCACGCCCTCGGCTCCGCAGCGCGCTGGGCGCCGTGGTCACCCACAACTTCCGCGAAGACCTGAGCGCGCACGAGAGCACGCAGCGGGTGTACGCGCTCAACGATGAGGGTGGGCTTCTGCTCGCGTCCTGGCCACGCGGCGGGCGGCCGGCCATCCCCTTCGTCTACTCCGACGAGGTGTGGACCGGCGTCGAGCATCAGGTGGCCGCATCCCTCGTCTACGCCGGCCTTCCGGAGCAGGCGCTGCGGATCGAGCGGGCCGTGCGCGAGCGCTACGCCGGCGACGCGCGCAACCCGTGGAACGAGATCGAGTGCGGCAACCACTACGCGCGGTCGCTCGCATCCTGGGCGCTGCTGCTCGCCTTCAGCGGCGTGCAGTGGGATGCGCCCACCCGCACGCTCTCCTTCGACCCCGTCGGTGACGAGCCCTTCCGCTCGCTGTTCACCACCGGGACGGCGTGGGGGCGCGTCGAGGTCGACGGCGCGACGCTCGTGCTGCACGTGCACGGCGGCACCCTCGAGCTCGACGGGCTCCTGCTGCGCGGGCGCGAACTGCCGCTCTCCCCCGACACGTCCGCGCCGGAGACCCCCGTTCGTCTCCGTCTCGAAGCCGGATCCAGCCACACCGCCAACGCATCCCACGCCCGTCAGCTAGTCGAGGACAACGCATGA
- a CDS encoding LacI family DNA-binding transcriptional regulator: protein MATIYEVAKLAGVSPATVSRVFNGMGVSDSKTLAVRDAARQLNFTPNRTARTLRRQASEVIALVIPDIENPYFTEMARGVEDVASQAGYSVVLCNTDSEIEKEATYLQIAIAEHMAGVILAAASDHSNLDDLLATGRPVVAVDRGTGYDIDGVVMANRTAGQAATENLVQAGYRRIACITGPQHIETAYERAEGWRAVVARHFPGGTSEELLRYSTFRVDGGRAAMEELLALPEPPDAIVAANNLLGVGAIQVLTEHALTPPKIGVAVVGSLPFTTLSPNAVTVVRLPARHMGVTAAKMLLERINGDDQPARTVVLRNEVQPARGGGAA from the coding sequence ATGGCCACGATCTACGAGGTGGCGAAGCTCGCGGGTGTCTCGCCCGCGACGGTCTCCCGCGTCTTCAACGGCATGGGGGTGTCGGACTCCAAGACGCTCGCCGTACGGGATGCTGCGCGCCAGCTCAACTTCACCCCCAATCGCACCGCGCGGACGCTGCGGCGCCAGGCGTCGGAAGTCATCGCCCTCGTCATCCCCGACATCGAGAACCCGTACTTCACCGAGATGGCGCGCGGGGTGGAGGACGTCGCATCCCAGGCCGGATACTCCGTCGTCCTGTGCAACACCGACTCCGAGATCGAGAAGGAAGCGACCTACCTGCAGATCGCGATCGCCGAGCACATGGCGGGCGTCATCCTGGCGGCGGCATCCGATCACTCCAACCTCGACGATCTCCTGGCGACAGGGCGACCGGTGGTCGCGGTCGACCGCGGCACCGGCTACGACATCGACGGCGTGGTCATGGCCAACCGCACGGCCGGTCAGGCGGCGACCGAGAACCTCGTGCAGGCCGGCTACCGCCGCATCGCCTGCATCACGGGTCCGCAGCACATCGAAACGGCGTACGAGCGTGCCGAGGGGTGGCGTGCCGTCGTCGCGCGTCACTTCCCGGGTGGAACGTCCGAGGAGCTGCTGCGGTATTCCACGTTCCGCGTTGACGGCGGTCGCGCGGCGATGGAGGAGCTCCTGGCGCTGCCCGAGCCGCCCGATGCCATCGTCGCGGCGAACAACCTGCTCGGCGTCGGCGCGATCCAGGTCCTCACCGAGCACGCGCTGACCCCGCCCAAGATCGGCGTGGCCGTCGTCGGCTCGCTGCCGTTCACGACGCTGTCACCCAACGCCGTCACCGTGGTGCGCCTTCCTGCGCGCCACATGGGCGTCACGGCCGCCAAGATGCTGCTCGAGCGCATCAACGGCGACGATCAGCCCGCGCGGACCGTCGTCCTGCGCAACGAGGTGCAGCCGGCGCGCGGCGGCGGCGCCGCCTGA
- a CDS encoding glycoside hydrolase family 172 protein, protein MNAPRVPAPDLSSISGLRPLQTRSISPENFDGSVGGGGRATEGTGAASARDLGPGWKISPSVDIKAGETLDLAAIEGAGKITHIWITTHTDNWRTLVLRAYWDGADEPAVEVPYGDFFCNGWGVFAQVNSQPIAANPHGGFNSYWPMPFRDGARLTLENTSVVDVRVYFQITYEIGGDYTGDGYFHAQWRRSNPLGELVPHTILEGIEGQGQYVGTYIAWGVNSNGWWGEGEIKFYLDGDTDYPTICGTGTEDYFGGAWNFDIPGQGYTAFSTPYLGMPQVIRPDGLYVSQQRFGMYRWHLLDPIFFSSGVPKVDIQALGWRSGWRYLPLRDDIASTAMFYLDRPTARRPKSPTADDMEVHLGPAPVPDIGATPPRAPQD, encoded by the coding sequence ATGAATGCACCACGCGTACCCGCGCCCGATCTCTCATCCATCTCCGGCCTGCGGCCGCTGCAGACCCGATCCATCTCCCCCGAGAACTTCGACGGTTCGGTAGGCGGAGGCGGCCGCGCCACGGAAGGCACGGGCGCCGCCAGCGCGCGCGATCTCGGACCCGGGTGGAAGATCTCCCCGAGCGTGGACATAAAAGCCGGTGAGACGTTGGATCTGGCCGCGATCGAGGGCGCGGGCAAGATCACGCACATCTGGATCACCACCCACACCGACAACTGGCGCACCCTCGTCCTGCGGGCGTACTGGGACGGCGCCGACGAGCCCGCCGTCGAAGTTCCATACGGTGACTTCTTCTGCAACGGATGGGGCGTGTTCGCCCAGGTGAACTCGCAGCCGATCGCGGCGAATCCGCACGGCGGCTTCAACTCGTACTGGCCCATGCCGTTCCGCGACGGAGCGCGCCTGACGCTCGAGAACACCTCCGTCGTCGATGTGCGGGTGTACTTCCAGATCACCTACGAGATCGGCGGGGACTACACCGGCGACGGGTACTTCCACGCGCAGTGGCGGCGCTCCAACCCGCTCGGCGAACTCGTCCCGCACACGATCCTCGAGGGCATCGAGGGACAGGGTCAGTACGTCGGCACGTACATCGCGTGGGGCGTCAACTCCAACGGCTGGTGGGGCGAGGGCGAGATCAAGTTCTATCTCGACGGCGACACCGACTACCCGACGATCTGCGGCACCGGCACCGAGGACTACTTCGGCGGCGCGTGGAACTTCGACATCCCCGGTCAGGGATACACCGCGTTCTCCACCCCGTACCTGGGGATGCCGCAGGTCATCCGCCCCGACGGGCTCTACGTCAGCCAGCAGCGTTTCGGCATGTACCGGTGGCACCTCCTGGACCCGATCTTCTTCTCCTCCGGAGTGCCGAAGGTCGACATCCAGGCGCTCGGATGGCGCAGCGGATGGCGCTACCTGCCGCTGCGCGATGACATCGCCTCCACGGCGATGTTCTACCTCGACCGGCCCACCGCGCGCCGGCCGAAGTCACCGACCGCCGACGACATGGAGGTCCACCTAGGGCCGGCCCCCGTGCCCGACATCGGCGCCACCCCTCCGCGCGCGCCGCAGGACTGA
- a CDS encoding DUF4185 domain-containing protein — MKAPRVAVTGLFAVAVALAACSATPERPSADTPLRGEVADAVTVVGVSDGDLWPSCWGEDDALYAANGDGGGFGFDFFDIAVNRITGSPEDGAGVEGEFLAGGDAVGQVWSGAQFTRKPTGMLCTDEAIYLAVQDLRLDFNQAPAATIARSDDHGETWTWDTATPMFGDGVFTTIWFADYGKAGRHAPDPGYAYAYGLDGNWRDSFDDSVPDPTELFLARVPLASVQDAATWEFYAGEPGDSAPTWTPDIARKRPVLVDERRQHPTDSSAAEPGQTVGAQNLSVLSQGGVTFLPALGRYVYTSWTELTFEFYEAPAPWGPWELFLSEDFGPYPWTEERFGGYGTSIPSKFLSEDNRSAWVQSNVCPCAPAGMSSYWFGLRPLHLGLDE; from the coding sequence GTGAAGGCGCCGCGCGTCGCCGTGACGGGACTCTTCGCCGTGGCCGTCGCGCTGGCGGCCTGCTCGGCGACGCCCGAGCGGCCGTCGGCCGACACCCCCCTGCGCGGAGAGGTCGCGGATGCGGTGACGGTGGTGGGCGTCTCCGACGGAGACCTGTGGCCCAGCTGCTGGGGCGAGGACGACGCGCTCTACGCCGCGAACGGCGACGGCGGCGGATTCGGCTTCGACTTCTTCGACATCGCGGTCAATCGCATCACCGGCTCACCCGAGGACGGGGCGGGCGTGGAGGGCGAGTTCCTCGCCGGCGGCGACGCGGTCGGCCAGGTGTGGTCGGGTGCGCAGTTCACCCGCAAGCCCACCGGGATGCTGTGCACCGACGAGGCGATCTATCTCGCCGTCCAGGATCTGCGGCTCGACTTCAACCAGGCCCCGGCCGCGACGATCGCCCGCAGCGACGACCACGGCGAGACCTGGACGTGGGACACGGCGACCCCGATGTTCGGCGACGGCGTCTTCACGACGATCTGGTTCGCCGACTACGGGAAGGCCGGCCGGCACGCACCCGATCCGGGGTATGCCTACGCGTACGGCCTCGACGGCAATTGGCGCGACTCCTTCGACGACTCGGTGCCCGACCCCACCGAGCTCTTCCTGGCACGGGTCCCGCTGGCGTCGGTGCAGGACGCGGCCACATGGGAGTTCTACGCCGGCGAGCCCGGCGACTCCGCGCCGACGTGGACCCCCGACATCGCGCGCAAACGCCCTGTCCTCGTCGACGAGCGGCGGCAGCACCCGACGGACTCATCGGCGGCGGAGCCGGGACAGACGGTCGGGGCGCAGAACCTCAGCGTCCTCTCACAGGGCGGCGTGACGTTCCTGCCGGCGCTCGGGCGATACGTCTACACATCGTGGACCGAGCTCACCTTCGAGTTCTACGAAGCCCCCGCGCCGTGGGGTCCGTGGGAGCTGTTCCTCTCCGAGGACTTCGGCCCGTACCCGTGGACCGAGGAGCGCTTCGGCGGCTACGGCACGTCGATCCCCTCGAAGTTCCTGTCCGAGGACAACCGCAGCGCCTGGGTGCAGTCCAACGTGTGCCCCTGCGCTCCGGCGGGGATGTCGTCGTACTGGTTCGGCCTGCGACCCCTGCACCTCGGTCTGGACGAGTGA
- a CDS encoding DUF4185 domain-containing protein, which yields MRPRRRAAAGTAITGLAMAGVLAVGGVGPALATDAPTPVTVVEKLTGPDAPNNTWGRWDIKATDLGVMWDDGDGRILTAFGDTFGNGWVGPGGGSGPNGNWRSNVLVRSSDRDLSDGMLFESAPQSPHGIAKELIPSKKVSGDEMTTIPTAGISVGDRQYMGFMSVRQWGEPGYWDTNYAGIAYSDDDGENWTVSSTKWENDAEGTNPFQMQAYVRKGGDVYVFGTPNGRQGAVHVAKVSPRKMLDKGAYRYWDGRRWSKSEADAVPVIDAPASELSVHYDEFSKRFLLMTLSGEDIVMHTAKKPEGPWTGPQVVASSADYPGLYGGYFHPWSADGVMYFAMSQWSPYNTYLMRMQIDRDGVIVNPNLVANPSFERGTTVGDGTNGTWGCTPNCGIDTAPPESFSGDRNAFVRFNSGWRNIWQDVDVQPGTDYRLTGFVRTSINSDAGFFGARSLDGQVIGEAHFISVGPWTKFTVDFNSGAHEDVQVFAGVWTNGGDIWLQADDIALIRR from the coding sequence ATGAGGCCTCGGAGAAGAGCGGCAGCAGGGACGGCGATCACCGGGCTGGCCATGGCGGGGGTGCTCGCCGTCGGCGGGGTCGGCCCGGCGCTGGCGACGGATGCCCCGACACCGGTGACGGTGGTGGAGAAGCTGACCGGCCCCGATGCCCCGAACAACACGTGGGGGCGATGGGACATCAAGGCGACGGACCTGGGCGTCATGTGGGATGACGGCGACGGACGCATCCTCACGGCGTTCGGTGACACCTTCGGCAACGGCTGGGTGGGGCCCGGCGGAGGGTCGGGCCCCAACGGCAACTGGCGCAGCAACGTGCTGGTGCGCTCGAGCGACCGCGACCTCTCCGACGGGATGCTCTTCGAGAGCGCCCCGCAGTCCCCCCACGGCATCGCCAAAGAGTTGATCCCGTCCAAGAAGGTCAGCGGCGACGAGATGACCACGATCCCCACGGCGGGGATCTCGGTGGGCGACCGTCAATACATGGGGTTCATGTCGGTGCGCCAGTGGGGCGAGCCGGGCTACTGGGACACCAACTACGCCGGGATCGCCTATTCCGACGACGACGGTGAGAACTGGACGGTCTCCTCGACGAAGTGGGAGAACGACGCCGAGGGGACGAATCCGTTCCAGATGCAGGCCTACGTCCGAAAGGGCGGCGACGTCTACGTCTTCGGCACCCCCAACGGACGCCAGGGCGCAGTGCACGTGGCCAAGGTCTCGCCTCGGAAGATGCTCGACAAGGGCGCCTACCGCTACTGGGACGGCCGGCGGTGGTCGAAGTCCGAGGCCGACGCGGTTCCCGTGATCGACGCCCCGGCCAGCGAGCTGTCGGTGCACTACGACGAGTTCAGCAAGCGGTTCCTGCTGATGACCCTGTCGGGCGAAGACATCGTCATGCACACCGCGAAGAAGCCCGAGGGGCCCTGGACCGGGCCGCAGGTGGTTGCGAGCTCCGCGGACTATCCGGGTCTGTACGGCGGCTACTTCCACCCGTGGAGCGCCGACGGCGTGATGTACTTCGCGATGTCGCAGTGGAGTCCGTACAACACGTATCTCATGCGCATGCAGATCGACCGGGACGGGGTCATCGTCAACCCGAACCTCGTCGCCAACCCGAGCTTCGAGCGAGGCACGACGGTGGGCGACGGCACGAACGGCACGTGGGGCTGCACGCCGAATTGCGGAATCGACACCGCTCCCCCGGAGTCGTTCTCGGGTGACCGCAACGCGTTCGTGCGCTTCAACTCCGGCTGGCGCAACATCTGGCAGGACGTCGACGTGCAACCGGGAACCGACTACCGGCTCACCGGATTCGTGCGCACGTCGATCAACAGCGACGCCGGGTTCTTCGGCGCACGCTCGCTGGACGGCCAGGTGATCGGCGAGGCCCATTTCATCTCGGTCGGCCCCTGGACGAAGTTCACCGTGGACTTCAACAGCGGCGCCCACGAGGACGTGCAGGTCTTCGCCGGGGTGTGGACGAACGGCGGGGACATCTGGCTGCAGGCCGACGACATCGCCTTGATCCGGCGGTGA